One genomic segment of Carassius auratus strain Wakin chromosome 29, ASM336829v1, whole genome shotgun sequence includes these proteins:
- the ptpro gene encoding receptor-type tyrosine-protein phosphatase O isoform X2, with product MSSALRWVLSLCFIITIIIIQHGAPFQVALQDDSRMLLSLDADDVRPEASVYSVRVSGEPHTHTLLFTRPADGQTLPHPLQFNASYHGLCYSISLMLGNDSSASRAVRTVPVLTKPLPLDSVEMSDYSLAPETGVVFQIRSPDRNIYTRVNISYMEGDQPRYMLYKDFLKGKTVFKHWLSGTCYTNISFQLVSEATVNRSTLVSRSDVTHEPLRHRTVPNPPLNVSLKIIHVSVRGASGSNVLKASHNASVLRRARDAPAAEEQEEEVNSVEMSVTQTPLNNVTVYSSTAEPNSTELMWAEPTGSPTHNEEEEEFVNALVAEYEDSNEPGSAMDVTFEPSVTPKPLPPFLLELRWSPPRPPAAYDGFNIYIYHDGNSTETATVDENTHEFFTELSEAGTYRVHVTTLSSSGDCETRESSAHSGLTFYLSPAGEWMEQPQERPQAVSVKMLDSSTAAVSWAPSRHRYNGSLISVLSLTCLRPSINQRMENTYCSEENITSDIISSLMPGAQYKVVVYHTNGPLVSPPSEPVIIDIEPTGVRDLVVYPLSPSTVILSWQRPYNVAFKKYVLHTFFFNSATQTSQWSTYYEIAATASVIASVRVTDLLPAWFYNFRVTMVTWGEPSLSCCDASTVSFVTAPEAPHISSVDYAHGTLFVRWTYGDLFTDLSHSRMLHWQLTVEGKKGARRRYSIDVTRNMMKASLTLPPGDIYNLTVSACTETSRNTSAPHIIKLEPAPPKSLYALNATDSAVTLLWTEEGIVDFYQVLCRPLRVNRESKLREPLLTAAHVVTISGLQPSTSYNCSVISSSYSSISDPAYITISTTVREMNPSVAAISALAVLSVLLIILLVLFLLVLRKKHMELSRECGAETFVNFASFERDGKLPYNWRRSLFAFLTLLPSCLWTDYLLAFYINPWSKTALKKRKLTSPVQLSDFDAYIKDMSKDSAYKFSLQFEELKSVGLDLSHEAADLPVNRPKNRYTNILPYDFSRVKLISLHNDEGSDYINANFIPGYNSPHEFIATQGPLPDTRNDFWKMVLQQKSHIIVMLTQCNERRRVKCDHYWPFTEEPVAYGEITVEMLSETDSPEWTVRNFRLGYADETQDVLHFNYTSWPDHGVPTVNAIESILQFVQIVRQQVNRTKGPIVVHCSAGVGRTGTFIALDRLMQHIQEHEYVDVLGLVSDMRSHRLSMVQTEEQYVFIHQCVLLMWKKKKQQTHTSDVIYENVSKS from the exons CATGGGGCTCCGTTCCAGGTGGCTTTGCAGGATGACAGCCGGATGCTGCTGTCGCTGGACGCTGATGACGTGAGGCCTGAAGCATCCGTGTATTCGGTGCGTGTTTCCGGAGAGCCGCACACGCACACGCTTCTGTTCACGCGACCCGCTGACGGTCAGACGCTTCCTCATCCGCTCCAGTTCAACGCCTCGTACCACGGCCTGTGTTACTCCATCAGTCTGATGCTCGGGAACGACAGCAGCGCGTCCAGAGCCGTCAGAACGGTTCCTGTGCTCACCA agcctCTTCCTCTAGACAGCGTTGAGATGTCTGATTACAGTCTGGCTCCAGAGACCGGCGTGGTGTTTCAGATCCGTTCTCCAGACAGGAACATCTACaccagagtaaacatcagctACATGGAGGGTGATCAGCCTCGCTACATGCTGTATAAAG atttcCTCAAAGGGAAGACGGTGTTCAAGCACTGGCTGTCGGGCACGTGTTACACCAACATCAGCTTCCAGCTGGTCTCAGAGGCCACAGTGAACAGGAGCACGCTGGTGAGCCGTAGTGACGTTACCCACGAGCCCCTGCGCCACCGCACCG TCCCGAATCCTCCTCTCAACGTTTCGCTCAAAATCATCCACGTCAGCGTTCGAGGAGCATCTGGATCTAACGTTCTGAAGGCGTCCCACAATGCATCAGTCCTCCGGCGGGCACGTGACGCTCCTGCGGCTgaagaacaggaagaggaagtgaaCAGTGTGGAGATGAGCGTCACGCAGACGCCGCTAAACAACGTCACAGTTTACAGCAGCACAGCCGAACCCAACAGCACTGAGCTGATGTGGGCGGAGCCGACAGGAAGCCCCACCCAcaacgaggaggaggaggagtttgTGAACGCGCTGGTGGCAGAATATGAGGACTCTAATGAGCCGGGGTCAGCGATGGACGTGACCTTTGAACCCAGTGTGACACCCAAGCCGCTGCCGCCGTTCCTTCTGGAGCTGCGCTGGTCACCGCCGCGTCCGCCCGCCGCTTACGACGGATTCAACATCTACATCTACCACGACG GAAACTCCACAGAGACGGCGACGGTGGATGAGAACACACACGAGTTCTTCACTGAGCTCTCAGAAGCAGGAACATATCGTGTTCACGTCACTACACTGAGTTCATCTGGAGACTGTGAGACCAGAGAGAGCTCAGCCCACAGCGGACTCACCTTCTACCTGA gtccGGCGGGCGAGTGGATGGAGCAGCCTCAGGAGCGTCCGCAGGCGGTCAGTGTGAAGATGCTGGACTCCAGTACTGCTGCGGTGTCCTGGGCTCCGTCTCGTCACAGATATAACGGCAGTCTGATCTCGGtgctgtctctcacctgtctgcggCCGAGCATCAACCAGCGCATGGAGAACACCTACTGCTCCGAG GAGAACATCACCAGTGACATCATCAGCAGCCTGATGCCCGGCGCGCAGTACAAAGTGGTGGTTTATCACACGAACGGGCCACTGGTCAGTCCCCCGTCTGAACCGGTCATCATCGACATCG AGCCGACAGGTGTGCGTGATCTGGTGGTTTATCCGCTCAGTCCCAGTACCGTCATCCTCAGCTGGCAGCGGCCGTATAACGTGGCCTTCAAGAAGTACGTTCTGCATACCTTCTTCTTCAACTCGGCCACGCAGACGTCTCAGTGGAGCACTTACTACGAGATCGCCGCAACCGCGTCCGTCATCGCCTCTGTG AGAGTGACGGATCTGCTGCCGGCCTGGTTCTATAACTTCCGTGTGACGATGGTGACGTGGGGCGAACCGTCGCTGAGCTGCTGCGATGCTTCTACCGTCAGCTTCGTCACAG CTCCTGAAGCTCCTCACATCTCGTCGGTGGATTACGCTCACGGGACGCTGTTCGTGCGCTGGACTTACGGCGATCTGTTCACCGATCTCTCACATTCGCGGATGCTACACTGGCAGCTGACGGTCGAAGGGAAGAAAGGCGCGAGGAGACGCTACTCCATCGAC GTGACTCGTAACATGATGAAGGCATCTCTGACTCTTCCTCCTGGAGACATCTACAACCTGACGGTCTCCGCCTGCACCGAGACGAGCCGCAACACGTCTGCGCCACACATCATCAAACTGG AACCGGCTCCTCCGAAGTCGCTGTACGcactcaacgccaccgactcgGCCGTCACGCTGCTCTGGACGGAGGAAGGCATCGTGGACTTCTATCAGGTCCTCTGCAGACCGCTGCGAGTCAACAGAGAGAGCAAA CTGCGAGAGCCACTGCTGACCGCTGCTCATGTTGTGACCATATCAGGACTACAGCCGTCCACTTCATATAACTGCAGTGTGATCAGCAGCAGCTACAGCAGCATCAGTGACCCGGCGTACATCACCATCAGCACGACCG tgcgcGAGATGAACCCGAGTGTGGCGGCGATCTCTGCGCTGGCGGTTCTCAGCGTTCTGCTCATCATTCTGCTGGTGCTCTTCCTGCTGGTTCTGCGCAAGAAACACATGGAGCTGAGCCG GGAGTGCGGCGCTGAGACCTTCGTGAATTTCGCCTCTTTCGAGCGAGACGGGAAGCTGCCGTATAACTG GCGCAGGAGTCTCTTTGCGTTCCTCACGCTTCTGCCATCCTGCCTTTGGACTGACTATCTTTTGGCCTTTTATATTAATCCGTG GAGCAAAACAGCGCTGAAGAAGAGGAAACTAACCAG TCCAGTTCAGCTCAGTGATTTCGACGCTTACATCAAAGACATGAGCAAAGATTCGGCGTACAAGTTCTCGCTGCAGTTCGAG GAGCTGAAGAGCGTGGGTCTGGATCTGTCTCATGAAGCGGCCGATCTGCCCGTCAACCGACCCAAGAACCGCTACACCAACATCCTGCCCT ATGATTTCAGTCGAGTGAAGCTGATCTCTCTGCACAACGATGAAGGCTCTGATTACATCAATGCAAACTTTATTCCC GGCTATAACTCTCCGCATGAGTTCATCGCCACACAGGGGCCGCTGCCCGATACCAGGAACGATTTCTGGAAGATGGTCCTGCAGCAGAAGTCTCACATCATCGTCATGCTGACCCAGTGTAACGAGCGCAGGAGG GTGAAGTGTGACCACTACTGGCCGTTCACCGAGGAGCCCGTGGCGTACGGAGAGATTACGGTCGAGATGCTGTCGGAGACCGACTCGCCCGAGTGGACCGTCAGAAACTTCAGACTGGGATAC GCTGATGAAACTCAAGACGTTCTCCACTTTAACTACACCTCGTGGCCAGATCACGGCGTTCCGACAGTCAACGCCATCGAGAGCATCTTACAGTTCGTTCAGATCGTACGGCAGCAGGTCAACAGGACCAAAGGGCCCATCGTGGTCCACTGCAG TGCTGGAGTGGGGCGCACCGGCACCTTCATCGCTCTGGACCGGTTGATGCAGCACATTCAGGAACACGAGTATGTGGACGTCTTGGGACTGGTGTCAGACATGCGCTCACACCGGCTCTCCATGGTCCAAACTGAG gagcagTACGTATTCATCCATCAGTGTGTCCTACTTATGTGGAAAAAGAAGAAGCAGCAGACGCACACGAGCGACGTCATCTACGAGAATGTCAGCAAGTCCTAA
- the ptpro gene encoding receptor-type tyrosine-protein phosphatase O isoform X4, translated as MSSALRWVLSLCFIITIIIIQHGAPFQVALQDDSRMLLSLDADDVRPEASVYSVRVSGEPHTHTLLFTRPADGQTLPHPLQFNASYHGLCYSISLMLGNDSSASRAVRTVPVLTKPLPLDSVEMSDYSLAPETGVVFQIRSPDRNIYTRVNISYMEGDQPRYMLYKDFLKGKTVFKHWLSGTCYTNISFQLVSEATVNRSTLVSRSDVTHEPLRHRTVPNPPLNVSLKIIHVSVRGASGSNVLKASHNASVLRRARDAPAAEEQEEEVNSVEMSVTQTPLNNVTVYSSTAEPNSTELMWAEPTGSPTHNEEEEEFVNALVAEYEDSNEPGSAMDVTFEPSVTPKPLPPFLLELRWSPPRPPAAYDGFNIYIYHDGNSTETATVDENTHEFFTELSEAGTYRVHVTTLSSSGDCETRESSAHSGLTFYLSPAGEWMEQPQERPQAVSVKMLDSSTAAVSWAPSRHRYNGSLISVLSLTCLRPSINQRMENTYCSEENITSDIISSLMPGAQYKVVVYHTNGPLVSPPSEPVIIDIEPTGVRDLVVYPLSPSTVILSWQRPYNVAFKKYVLHTFFFNSATQTSQWSTYYEIAATASVIASVRVTDLLPAWFYNFRVTMVTWGEPSLSCCDASTVSFVTAPEAPHISSVDYAHGTLFVRWTYGDLFTDLSHSRMLHWQLTVEGKKGARRRYSIDVTRNMMKASLTLPPGDIYNLTVSACTETSRNTSAPHIIKLEPAPPKSLYALNATDSAVTLLWTEEGIVDFYQVLCRPLRVNRESKLREPLLTAAHVVTISGLQPSTSYNCSVISSSYSSISDPAYITISTTVREMNPSVAAISALAVLSVLLIILLVLFLLVLRKKHMELSRECGAETFVNFASFERDGKLPYNWSKTALKKRKLTSPVQLSDFDAYIKDMSKDSAYKFSLQFEELKSVGLDLSHEAADLPVNRPKNRYTNILPYDFSRVKLISLHNDEGSDYINANFIPGYNSPHEFIATQGPLPDTRNDFWKMVLQQKSHIIVMLTQCNERRRVKCDHYWPFTEEPVAYGEITVEMLSETDSPEWTVRNFRLGYADETQDVLHFNYTSWPDHGVPTVNAIESILQFVQIVRQQVNRTKGPIVVHCSAGVGRTGTFIALDRLMQHIQEHEYVDVLGLVSDMRSHRLSMVQTEEQYVFIHQCVLLMWKKKKQQTHTSDVIYENVSKS; from the exons CATGGGGCTCCGTTCCAGGTGGCTTTGCAGGATGACAGCCGGATGCTGCTGTCGCTGGACGCTGATGACGTGAGGCCTGAAGCATCCGTGTATTCGGTGCGTGTTTCCGGAGAGCCGCACACGCACACGCTTCTGTTCACGCGACCCGCTGACGGTCAGACGCTTCCTCATCCGCTCCAGTTCAACGCCTCGTACCACGGCCTGTGTTACTCCATCAGTCTGATGCTCGGGAACGACAGCAGCGCGTCCAGAGCCGTCAGAACGGTTCCTGTGCTCACCA agcctCTTCCTCTAGACAGCGTTGAGATGTCTGATTACAGTCTGGCTCCAGAGACCGGCGTGGTGTTTCAGATCCGTTCTCCAGACAGGAACATCTACaccagagtaaacatcagctACATGGAGGGTGATCAGCCTCGCTACATGCTGTATAAAG atttcCTCAAAGGGAAGACGGTGTTCAAGCACTGGCTGTCGGGCACGTGTTACACCAACATCAGCTTCCAGCTGGTCTCAGAGGCCACAGTGAACAGGAGCACGCTGGTGAGCCGTAGTGACGTTACCCACGAGCCCCTGCGCCACCGCACCG TCCCGAATCCTCCTCTCAACGTTTCGCTCAAAATCATCCACGTCAGCGTTCGAGGAGCATCTGGATCTAACGTTCTGAAGGCGTCCCACAATGCATCAGTCCTCCGGCGGGCACGTGACGCTCCTGCGGCTgaagaacaggaagaggaagtgaaCAGTGTGGAGATGAGCGTCACGCAGACGCCGCTAAACAACGTCACAGTTTACAGCAGCACAGCCGAACCCAACAGCACTGAGCTGATGTGGGCGGAGCCGACAGGAAGCCCCACCCAcaacgaggaggaggaggagtttgTGAACGCGCTGGTGGCAGAATATGAGGACTCTAATGAGCCGGGGTCAGCGATGGACGTGACCTTTGAACCCAGTGTGACACCCAAGCCGCTGCCGCCGTTCCTTCTGGAGCTGCGCTGGTCACCGCCGCGTCCGCCCGCCGCTTACGACGGATTCAACATCTACATCTACCACGACG GAAACTCCACAGAGACGGCGACGGTGGATGAGAACACACACGAGTTCTTCACTGAGCTCTCAGAAGCAGGAACATATCGTGTTCACGTCACTACACTGAGTTCATCTGGAGACTGTGAGACCAGAGAGAGCTCAGCCCACAGCGGACTCACCTTCTACCTGA gtccGGCGGGCGAGTGGATGGAGCAGCCTCAGGAGCGTCCGCAGGCGGTCAGTGTGAAGATGCTGGACTCCAGTACTGCTGCGGTGTCCTGGGCTCCGTCTCGTCACAGATATAACGGCAGTCTGATCTCGGtgctgtctctcacctgtctgcggCCGAGCATCAACCAGCGCATGGAGAACACCTACTGCTCCGAG GAGAACATCACCAGTGACATCATCAGCAGCCTGATGCCCGGCGCGCAGTACAAAGTGGTGGTTTATCACACGAACGGGCCACTGGTCAGTCCCCCGTCTGAACCGGTCATCATCGACATCG AGCCGACAGGTGTGCGTGATCTGGTGGTTTATCCGCTCAGTCCCAGTACCGTCATCCTCAGCTGGCAGCGGCCGTATAACGTGGCCTTCAAGAAGTACGTTCTGCATACCTTCTTCTTCAACTCGGCCACGCAGACGTCTCAGTGGAGCACTTACTACGAGATCGCCGCAACCGCGTCCGTCATCGCCTCTGTG AGAGTGACGGATCTGCTGCCGGCCTGGTTCTATAACTTCCGTGTGACGATGGTGACGTGGGGCGAACCGTCGCTGAGCTGCTGCGATGCTTCTACCGTCAGCTTCGTCACAG CTCCTGAAGCTCCTCACATCTCGTCGGTGGATTACGCTCACGGGACGCTGTTCGTGCGCTGGACTTACGGCGATCTGTTCACCGATCTCTCACATTCGCGGATGCTACACTGGCAGCTGACGGTCGAAGGGAAGAAAGGCGCGAGGAGACGCTACTCCATCGAC GTGACTCGTAACATGATGAAGGCATCTCTGACTCTTCCTCCTGGAGACATCTACAACCTGACGGTCTCCGCCTGCACCGAGACGAGCCGCAACACGTCTGCGCCACACATCATCAAACTGG AACCGGCTCCTCCGAAGTCGCTGTACGcactcaacgccaccgactcgGCCGTCACGCTGCTCTGGACGGAGGAAGGCATCGTGGACTTCTATCAGGTCCTCTGCAGACCGCTGCGAGTCAACAGAGAGAGCAAA CTGCGAGAGCCACTGCTGACCGCTGCTCATGTTGTGACCATATCAGGACTACAGCCGTCCACTTCATATAACTGCAGTGTGATCAGCAGCAGCTACAGCAGCATCAGTGACCCGGCGTACATCACCATCAGCACGACCG tgcgcGAGATGAACCCGAGTGTGGCGGCGATCTCTGCGCTGGCGGTTCTCAGCGTTCTGCTCATCATTCTGCTGGTGCTCTTCCTGCTGGTTCTGCGCAAGAAACACATGGAGCTGAGCCG GGAGTGCGGCGCTGAGACCTTCGTGAATTTCGCCTCTTTCGAGCGAGACGGGAAGCTGCCGTATAACTG GAGCAAAACAGCGCTGAAGAAGAGGAAACTAACCAG TCCAGTTCAGCTCAGTGATTTCGACGCTTACATCAAAGACATGAGCAAAGATTCGGCGTACAAGTTCTCGCTGCAGTTCGAG GAGCTGAAGAGCGTGGGTCTGGATCTGTCTCATGAAGCGGCCGATCTGCCCGTCAACCGACCCAAGAACCGCTACACCAACATCCTGCCCT ATGATTTCAGTCGAGTGAAGCTGATCTCTCTGCACAACGATGAAGGCTCTGATTACATCAATGCAAACTTTATTCCC GGCTATAACTCTCCGCATGAGTTCATCGCCACACAGGGGCCGCTGCCCGATACCAGGAACGATTTCTGGAAGATGGTCCTGCAGCAGAAGTCTCACATCATCGTCATGCTGACCCAGTGTAACGAGCGCAGGAGG GTGAAGTGTGACCACTACTGGCCGTTCACCGAGGAGCCCGTGGCGTACGGAGAGATTACGGTCGAGATGCTGTCGGAGACCGACTCGCCCGAGTGGACCGTCAGAAACTTCAGACTGGGATAC GCTGATGAAACTCAAGACGTTCTCCACTTTAACTACACCTCGTGGCCAGATCACGGCGTTCCGACAGTCAACGCCATCGAGAGCATCTTACAGTTCGTTCAGATCGTACGGCAGCAGGTCAACAGGACCAAAGGGCCCATCGTGGTCCACTGCAG TGCTGGAGTGGGGCGCACCGGCACCTTCATCGCTCTGGACCGGTTGATGCAGCACATTCAGGAACACGAGTATGTGGACGTCTTGGGACTGGTGTCAGACATGCGCTCACACCGGCTCTCCATGGTCCAAACTGAG gagcagTACGTATTCATCCATCAGTGTGTCCTACTTATGTGGAAAAAGAAGAAGCAGCAGACGCACACGAGCGACGTCATCTACGAGAATGTCAGCAAGTCCTAA
- the ptpro gene encoding receptor-type tyrosine-protein phosphatase O isoform X3 — protein MSSALRWVLSLCFIITIIIIQHGAPFQVALQDDSRMLLSLDADDVRPEASVYSVRVSGEPHTHTLLFTRPADGQTLPHPLQFNASYHGLCYSISLMLGNDSSASRAVRTVPVLTKPLPLDSVEMSDYSLAPETGVVFQIRSPDRNIYTRVNISYMEGDQPRYMLYKDFLKGKTVFKHWLSGTCYTNISFQLVSEATVNRSTLVSRSDVTHEPLRHRTVPNPPLNVSLKIIHVSVRGASGSNVLKASHNASVLRRARDAPAAEEQEEEVNSVEMSVTQTPLNNVTVYSSTAEPNSTELMWAEPTGSPTHNEEEEEFVNALVAEYEDSNEPGSAMDVTFEPSVTPKPLPPFLLELRWSPPRPPAAYDGFNIYIYHDGNSTETATVDENTHEFFTELSEAGTYRVHVTTLSSSGDCETRESSAHSGLTFYLSPAGEWMEQPQERPQAVSVKMLDSSTAAVSWAPSRHRYNGSLISVLSLTCLRPSINQRMENTYCSEENITSDIISSLMPGAQYKVVVYHTNGPLVSPPSEPVIIDIEPTGVRDLVVYPLSPSTVILSWQRPYNVAFKKYVLHTFFFNSATQTSQWSTYYEIAATASVIASVRVTDLLPAWFYNFRVTMVTWGEPSLSCCDASTVSFVTAPEAPHISSVDYAHGTLFVRWTYGDLFTDLSHSRMLHWQLTVEGKKGARRRYSIDVTRNMMKASLTLPPGDIYNLTVSACTETSRNTSAPHIIKLEPAPPKSLYALNATDSAVTLLWTEEGIVDFYQVLCRPLRVNRESKKLREPLLTAAHVVTISGLQPSTSYNCSVISSSYSSISDPAYITISTTVREMNPSVAAISALAVLSVLLIILLVLFLLVLRKKHMELSRECGAETFVNFASFERDGKLPYNWSKTALKKRKLTSPVQLSDFDAYIKDMSKDSAYKFSLQFEELKSVGLDLSHEAADLPVNRPKNRYTNILPYDFSRVKLISLHNDEGSDYINANFIPGYNSPHEFIATQGPLPDTRNDFWKMVLQQKSHIIVMLTQCNERRRVKCDHYWPFTEEPVAYGEITVEMLSETDSPEWTVRNFRLGYADETQDVLHFNYTSWPDHGVPTVNAIESILQFVQIVRQQVNRTKGPIVVHCSAGVGRTGTFIALDRLMQHIQEHEYVDVLGLVSDMRSHRLSMVQTEEQYVFIHQCVLLMWKKKKQQTHTSDVIYENVSKS, from the exons CATGGGGCTCCGTTCCAGGTGGCTTTGCAGGATGACAGCCGGATGCTGCTGTCGCTGGACGCTGATGACGTGAGGCCTGAAGCATCCGTGTATTCGGTGCGTGTTTCCGGAGAGCCGCACACGCACACGCTTCTGTTCACGCGACCCGCTGACGGTCAGACGCTTCCTCATCCGCTCCAGTTCAACGCCTCGTACCACGGCCTGTGTTACTCCATCAGTCTGATGCTCGGGAACGACAGCAGCGCGTCCAGAGCCGTCAGAACGGTTCCTGTGCTCACCA agcctCTTCCTCTAGACAGCGTTGAGATGTCTGATTACAGTCTGGCTCCAGAGACCGGCGTGGTGTTTCAGATCCGTTCTCCAGACAGGAACATCTACaccagagtaaacatcagctACATGGAGGGTGATCAGCCTCGCTACATGCTGTATAAAG atttcCTCAAAGGGAAGACGGTGTTCAAGCACTGGCTGTCGGGCACGTGTTACACCAACATCAGCTTCCAGCTGGTCTCAGAGGCCACAGTGAACAGGAGCACGCTGGTGAGCCGTAGTGACGTTACCCACGAGCCCCTGCGCCACCGCACCG TCCCGAATCCTCCTCTCAACGTTTCGCTCAAAATCATCCACGTCAGCGTTCGAGGAGCATCTGGATCTAACGTTCTGAAGGCGTCCCACAATGCATCAGTCCTCCGGCGGGCACGTGACGCTCCTGCGGCTgaagaacaggaagaggaagtgaaCAGTGTGGAGATGAGCGTCACGCAGACGCCGCTAAACAACGTCACAGTTTACAGCAGCACAGCCGAACCCAACAGCACTGAGCTGATGTGGGCGGAGCCGACAGGAAGCCCCACCCAcaacgaggaggaggaggagtttgTGAACGCGCTGGTGGCAGAATATGAGGACTCTAATGAGCCGGGGTCAGCGATGGACGTGACCTTTGAACCCAGTGTGACACCCAAGCCGCTGCCGCCGTTCCTTCTGGAGCTGCGCTGGTCACCGCCGCGTCCGCCCGCCGCTTACGACGGATTCAACATCTACATCTACCACGACG GAAACTCCACAGAGACGGCGACGGTGGATGAGAACACACACGAGTTCTTCACTGAGCTCTCAGAAGCAGGAACATATCGTGTTCACGTCACTACACTGAGTTCATCTGGAGACTGTGAGACCAGAGAGAGCTCAGCCCACAGCGGACTCACCTTCTACCTGA gtccGGCGGGCGAGTGGATGGAGCAGCCTCAGGAGCGTCCGCAGGCGGTCAGTGTGAAGATGCTGGACTCCAGTACTGCTGCGGTGTCCTGGGCTCCGTCTCGTCACAGATATAACGGCAGTCTGATCTCGGtgctgtctctcacctgtctgcggCCGAGCATCAACCAGCGCATGGAGAACACCTACTGCTCCGAG GAGAACATCACCAGTGACATCATCAGCAGCCTGATGCCCGGCGCGCAGTACAAAGTGGTGGTTTATCACACGAACGGGCCACTGGTCAGTCCCCCGTCTGAACCGGTCATCATCGACATCG AGCCGACAGGTGTGCGTGATCTGGTGGTTTATCCGCTCAGTCCCAGTACCGTCATCCTCAGCTGGCAGCGGCCGTATAACGTGGCCTTCAAGAAGTACGTTCTGCATACCTTCTTCTTCAACTCGGCCACGCAGACGTCTCAGTGGAGCACTTACTACGAGATCGCCGCAACCGCGTCCGTCATCGCCTCTGTG AGAGTGACGGATCTGCTGCCGGCCTGGTTCTATAACTTCCGTGTGACGATGGTGACGTGGGGCGAACCGTCGCTGAGCTGCTGCGATGCTTCTACCGTCAGCTTCGTCACAG CTCCTGAAGCTCCTCACATCTCGTCGGTGGATTACGCTCACGGGACGCTGTTCGTGCGCTGGACTTACGGCGATCTGTTCACCGATCTCTCACATTCGCGGATGCTACACTGGCAGCTGACGGTCGAAGGGAAGAAAGGCGCGAGGAGACGCTACTCCATCGAC GTGACTCGTAACATGATGAAGGCATCTCTGACTCTTCCTCCTGGAGACATCTACAACCTGACGGTCTCCGCCTGCACCGAGACGAGCCGCAACACGTCTGCGCCACACATCATCAAACTGG AACCGGCTCCTCCGAAGTCGCTGTACGcactcaacgccaccgactcgGCCGTCACGCTGCTCTGGACGGAGGAAGGCATCGTGGACTTCTATCAGGTCCTCTGCAGACCGCTGCGAGTCAACAGAGAGAGCAAA AAGCTGCGAGAGCCACTGCTGACCGCTGCTCATGTTGTGACCATATCAGGACTACAGCCGTCCACTTCATATAACTGCAGTGTGATCAGCAGCAGCTACAGCAGCATCAGTGACCCGGCGTACATCACCATCAGCACGACCG tgcgcGAGATGAACCCGAGTGTGGCGGCGATCTCTGCGCTGGCGGTTCTCAGCGTTCTGCTCATCATTCTGCTGGTGCTCTTCCTGCTGGTTCTGCGCAAGAAACACATGGAGCTGAGCCG GGAGTGCGGCGCTGAGACCTTCGTGAATTTCGCCTCTTTCGAGCGAGACGGGAAGCTGCCGTATAACTG GAGCAAAACAGCGCTGAAGAAGAGGAAACTAACCAG TCCAGTTCAGCTCAGTGATTTCGACGCTTACATCAAAGACATGAGCAAAGATTCGGCGTACAAGTTCTCGCTGCAGTTCGAG GAGCTGAAGAGCGTGGGTCTGGATCTGTCTCATGAAGCGGCCGATCTGCCCGTCAACCGACCCAAGAACCGCTACACCAACATCCTGCCCT ATGATTTCAGTCGAGTGAAGCTGATCTCTCTGCACAACGATGAAGGCTCTGATTACATCAATGCAAACTTTATTCCC GGCTATAACTCTCCGCATGAGTTCATCGCCACACAGGGGCCGCTGCCCGATACCAGGAACGATTTCTGGAAGATGGTCCTGCAGCAGAAGTCTCACATCATCGTCATGCTGACCCAGTGTAACGAGCGCAGGAGG GTGAAGTGTGACCACTACTGGCCGTTCACCGAGGAGCCCGTGGCGTACGGAGAGATTACGGTCGAGATGCTGTCGGAGACCGACTCGCCCGAGTGGACCGTCAGAAACTTCAGACTGGGATAC GCTGATGAAACTCAAGACGTTCTCCACTTTAACTACACCTCGTGGCCAGATCACGGCGTTCCGACAGTCAACGCCATCGAGAGCATCTTACAGTTCGTTCAGATCGTACGGCAGCAGGTCAACAGGACCAAAGGGCCCATCGTGGTCCACTGCAG TGCTGGAGTGGGGCGCACCGGCACCTTCATCGCTCTGGACCGGTTGATGCAGCACATTCAGGAACACGAGTATGTGGACGTCTTGGGACTGGTGTCAGACATGCGCTCACACCGGCTCTCCATGGTCCAAACTGAG gagcagTACGTATTCATCCATCAGTGTGTCCTACTTATGTGGAAAAAGAAGAAGCAGCAGACGCACACGAGCGACGTCATCTACGAGAATGTCAGCAAGTCCTAA